Proteins encoded in a region of the Nostoc sp. UHCC 0926 genome:
- a CDS encoding MBL fold metallo-hydrolase, translating into MTSKPLYLRQNVLVEPLINQWYAWAYLVSPATSALYITNLHLKIIRSFIASPQIHISALKNPAMIGGPFIAHDSSRVGEIKDLLERTVKEQAQMLEFAEAVKTLNELLTTEADGYSLESLYQNISEPLKGYIELIYDLNNHPSVRFIEGLLYNSYYYNPSAQSVSLSLIHQDERSFALSTPRLEENEYLVLNKPFRNEGLDELFKMRETPQSLGYIKEALSIKSKQEQLFSSFFTEEKPQISSKYTDDAIRIRYFGHACILIESKNVSILCDPLISYKYDNCGINRYTIADLPKSIDYILITHNHQDHFILESLLSLRYKVRNIIVPRNSGGMLEDPSLKLLLQNIGFNSVREIDEMEEIKIEGGTITGLPFFGEHGDLNIRSKIAYLLRLEGKSIMCAADSNNLESKIYTHIHNLYGDLDILFIGMECDGAPLSWLYGPLLTKPLSRKMDQSRRLNGSNYERAINIVKQLNTKKVYVYAMGQEPWTTHLTSIKYTEESNPIIESNKLIEACRNRGIVAERVFGHKEILL; encoded by the coding sequence ATGACCAGCAAGCCATTGTACCTTCGGCAAAATGTTCTGGTAGAGCCTCTAATAAATCAATGGTATGCATGGGCATACTTAGTCTCACCAGCTACATCCGCACTATACATCACTAATTTACATCTAAAAATCATACGCTCTTTCATAGCGAGTCCACAAATTCATATTTCTGCTCTGAAAAATCCAGCAATGATTGGAGGTCCATTTATTGCCCATGATTCAAGCAGAGTTGGCGAGATTAAGGATCTGTTGGAGAGAACAGTAAAAGAACAAGCCCAAATGTTGGAATTTGCAGAAGCAGTAAAAACCCTAAATGAGCTCTTAACAACTGAGGCCGATGGGTACTCCCTTGAATCTCTATATCAGAATATTTCTGAACCTTTAAAAGGCTATATTGAGTTAATTTATGACCTAAATAATCACCCTTCAGTTCGATTCATTGAAGGACTATTATATAATAGCTATTATTATAATCCTTCCGCGCAAAGCGTTTCATTGTCTCTTATTCATCAAGATGAGCGCTCTTTTGCTTTGAGTACTCCTAGACTCGAAGAAAATGAGTATTTAGTCTTGAATAAACCTTTTAGAAATGAAGGACTTGATGAGTTATTTAAAATGAGAGAGACACCTCAATCTCTTGGTTACATCAAAGAAGCTCTCAGTATAAAATCCAAGCAAGAACAACTCTTTTCATCATTTTTTACAGAGGAAAAACCTCAAATATCTTCTAAATATACTGATGATGCGATAAGAATTCGTTATTTTGGTCATGCTTGTATTCTCATTGAATCGAAAAATGTCAGTATTTTGTGCGATCCATTAATCAGTTACAAATATGATAACTGCGGAATTAATCGTTACACTATTGCTGACTTACCCAAGAGTATTGACTATATCTTGATTACTCATAATCATCAAGATCACTTTATTTTGGAGTCTTTGTTATCATTACGATATAAAGTTAGAAATATAATTGTACCGAGAAACAGTGGTGGCATGTTAGAAGACCCATCTTTAAAACTTTTGCTCCAAAATATTGGTTTTAATAGTGTAAGAGAAATTGATGAGATGGAAGAAATTAAAATTGAAGGGGGAACGATAACTGGGTTGCCTTTCTTTGGAGAGCATGGAGATCTCAACATTCGGAGCAAAATTGCGTATTTACTAAGGCTAGAAGGGAAATCGATAATGTGTGCCGCTGATTCCAATAATCTTGAATCAAAAATTTATACTCACATTCATAACTTATATGGTGATCTAGATATTTTGTTCATTGGAATGGAATGTGACGGGGCACCTCTTAGTTGGCTATACGGCCCCTTATTAACTAAACCATTATCTCGAAAAATGGATCAATCTAGAAGGCTAAATGGTTCAAATTATGAAAGAGCTATTAATATAGTTAAACAATTAAATACTAAAAAGGTTTATGTGTATGCAATGGGTCAAGAGCCTTGGACAACTCATTTAACTTCTATCAAATATACGGAAGAATCTAATCCGATCATTGAGTCCAACAAACTAATTGAGGCGTGTAGAAATCGAGGAATTGTTGCTGAGAGAGTATTTGGTCATAAGGAGATTTTATTATAG
- a CDS encoding MbtH family protein → MSWDDKEDTRIYKVVVNHEEQYSIWLANKENPLGWRDVGKSGLKAECLEYINEVWTDMRPLSLRKKMEETAH, encoded by the coding sequence ATGAGTTGGGATGACAAAGAGGATACTCGCATCTATAAGGTAGTAGTGAATCATGAAGAACAATATTCCATTTGGCTAGCGAACAAAGAAAACCCACTAGGATGGAGAGATGTTGGGAAAAGTGGTCTAAAAGCAGAGTGTTTAGAATACATCAACGAAGTTTGGACTGATATGAGACCGCTCAGTTTACGCAAGAAGATGGAGGAAACAGCTCACTAA
- a CDS encoding MbtH domain protein gives MNELVQRLSQGKHSVEASLRPKKTSTALKESIDRGYVHIKFTQTKGGTDLGVRLDTQASNWSEADFTQSTGKVHLVGNLTLNYVKVRCIADIDLETLEGKGYLEPIVG, from the coding sequence ATGAACGAACTAGTGCAACGCTTATCCCAAGGAAAGCATTCCGTTGAGGCCAGCTTACGACCTAAAAAAACATCAACTGCTTTGAAAGAAAGTATTGATCGTGGGTATGTTCATATTAAGTTTACCCAAACCAAAGGAGGAACTGATTTAGGAGTTCGGTTGGATACACAAGCCTCCAATTGGAGTGAAGCTGACTTTACTCAGTCAACAGGGAAGGTTCATTTAGTAGGAAACCTAACTCTGAATTACGTGAAAGTTCGATGTATTGCAGATATTGACCTAGAAACGCTAGAGGGAAAGGGATATCTTGAACCCATAGTGGGGTAA
- a CDS encoding DUF3102 domain-containing protein — MVLSNAISGSTKQLSTKQKFDYSILNSNTQIVVQQHTKEIKSLMRRTAQDIINIGHKLLEVKEQLGHGHFETWLKYEFDWSESAARKFMKVASQFKSVNFTDLSIDASALYAVASPSTTQTARQEVIERAAQGEIMTHSKVKAIISQYKESTNLKVCESTSSIPAESTLTVQTVDVQSTDSYNTDDYLPKDSADIEIESLFEIGHLVCVTDFEQRDHKWFGKVTEVKESNATGIEVLLRVSLQPQKFEE; from the coding sequence ATGGTTTTAAGTAATGCGATATCAGGCTCAACAAAGCAACTATCTACCAAACAAAAATTTGACTACTCGATTCTTAATAGTAATACCCAAATCGTAGTTCAGCAACATACTAAAGAAATCAAGAGTCTGATGAGGCGAACAGCCCAGGATATTATCAACATCGGGCACAAGTTGCTCGAGGTTAAAGAACAATTGGGTCATGGGCATTTTGAGACATGGTTAAAATATGAATTTGATTGGAGCGAGTCGGCTGCTCGAAAGTTTATGAAGGTAGCTAGCCAGTTCAAATCGGTAAATTTTACCGATTTGTCTATAGATGCTTCAGCTCTTTATGCTGTTGCATCTCCATCCACTACTCAGACAGCTCGCCAAGAAGTTATAGAACGCGCTGCACAAGGAGAAATCATGACTCATTCTAAAGTTAAGGCAATTATCAGTCAATATAAAGAATCAACTAACTTAAAAGTTTGCGAATCAACTAGTAGCATTCCTGCTGAGTCAACTTTAACAGTACAGACTGTGGACGTCCAGAGCACTGATTCGTATAACACTGATGATTATTTACCTAAAGATTCAGCAGACATAGAAATTGAATCGTTATTTGAAATTGGTCATCTTGTTTGTGTGACTGACTTTGAGCAACGTGACCATAAATGGTTTGGAAAGGTAACTGAAGTGAAAGAATCGAATGCTACTGGTATTGAAGTGCTTCTTAGAGTCTCACTTCAACCTCAGAAGTTTGAAGAATAG